The segment taacTACTTGGTTCATCGATTTTTGTGTTACATATATATGGCAGTTGAATATATCTTAtatactactccctctgttttttaaagatccatattctaggaaaaaaatttgttttaaaaagatagattttttactttttcaatgtattatttaatgaaaatctgttaattttaagaaaattaattgtgtttattggatttttaatggttaaaagttatggaaaattgttattcacaaaaatcaatgcatttttaatgtgatttcttaatatatgtgaaaagtctagaatatgtatctttaaaaaacagagggaatatttATGAACATTTAATCTGAAAGAGATACACATAAAATTGGAAAACTCACCTCGGAGTTTACTATTAAGTTGGCTATAGTTAATGATCTTGAAAATCCTTGCGGTCTTTAGTATTATTACATTTTTCATAATATGATATTATTACTAATGTAATCTGGAAACATTTAGATTACACGTATAttgattgacaaaaaaaaaaaagattgacaAAGTAATCTTGTCTTTTAATTTAACAGATTTGTAAAGTTCTTTCTTACTTTTAAGCAAAAAATGCTTTATTACTTCTCAATAAAAACCACGCATGTCCTTGTTAAAATAAAGCTCATGgttatttttttgctaagaagCTCATGGTTAGTGTTTGTGCAGTGTATTCATATAGACCATGGAAATGTGAATACAGTTCAAGCGAAAATCTAGGAGATACCTTAATACTAAACGGACAAATCCCACTTAAATGCAGCTTGCCGCATGATTGTgcaaatgaaaagaaacaacTAATTCTTCATTTTAAGAAACATTTGGTGCCCAAAGTGGAGCGATGGTAGCTCAAGTTCGAGACTGAAGTGGAGTAAAACACTGGAACTTGAAAGAGTATAATAGTTATCAAATATTAAGAAacgcaaaaaaagaagaaaaaaacaatgatcAACTATTTACAAAGCATGTGTTTTCCTCCTGATTGCCCTCTCCTGCCATTTCCACGAAATTCCACGAAAAAGAAACCATTCTTAGCGATATCTCCGAGCACTCTTGTTAATATTTCCAACAGGCATGCTCCGAACCACACTGACCCACCATTGTGCGCCTCCACGCAAGTAATGCACCGCAAGCTCCTTGAACTCGGTTGGACACCtgattgattaaaaaaaattcttcagtTTCCCCCAAACATCTGCTTGTATCAGGTCAATCCCACAAGTAAAAATCTCCATCCCTAAGTCCCTCATAAGTCTTCCAATATGAGAGCTGTCTTGGTGCTGGCATCCCCGTTTACATAAGTCGCACATACTCACGACTTCAGAGATAAAGTGGTGTTAACATACCTTTCTTTGAAGGTGGTTGAGGGACTCGTACATTGATTATGCACCAATGAGTCAAAATTGTATTCATTCATATGAGACAAACACTAAACCATGCATGACCTATAACCATAGTTTTAAAGATAAATAAGAATCTTTCCAAATCACTTACAATAGTTAGGCATATATTTATATCTGCACAAACTCAAACAATTTAAAAGAGATGTGTGCGTCTGAGTATGCGTCCATAAGGAAGATATACATACATACTTTTCTGGAGCAAAGATGTTTAAGAGAAGTGTCCAGCTGTTACTCGAGAGTCTGGAGTTCACTTATGCAATTGATTCTAAATATTTTCCCACATAATGCCTGCAATGAATCCATATCATCATCACTTTTGTTAATCCCCAATGTTAAGTAAAAAAATTGAACCTTATATATACATGTTCATCACGAAAATGTATCAGTACCTTTGGTATCCAAAAGATCAACCCTAGCCTTAAGCCTGCTATGTTCCATTGACCTGTTCGTTTGTGTATACACAATTTATTCTCAGTTTGTAAGCCAGTTTTGTAATAGATATTGTACATAAATATATGTTTGACAGAGCTTTGGAGACAGTAAACATACATTGTGGGAATATGGAGCCTTTTACCTGTTTCTCGGCGTATGAGTGCCTCTCGTAGCGTTTTAGAGACATGGAAAACAGTCCTTTGCCTGATTCATCTTGTTCATGTAAACATAAGCCGTTTTCAATGGAGATCACCTATAAAAGTAACAAAGCAGTAGGCAAAATATAGAACTTACAACGTAAACTAAACAAAAAGTTTAGTTCTAGTTCTACGTTGTCTTGGTGTTTATTCGATATGCTAATTTGCTACCAATGTTTCTTAAACCAAATTGTAAACAACGATAGtggttttgaaaattaataaagtGAAATTAGAAAAGAAGCTCAATAATATGCATCAAATACATGGCAGATAAGCTGAAGACTGTTTCAGAGACCACAGTTGGACTCAAAACCTTCATGTAAGTAGAATCTGAACCGGTCGGCGTTGATAGGTATTCAAGATGGAAGAGGACAGAGCTGTGCGAGAAACAAATGGTTACACGCAGATCAGCAACTCGATAGATCTCTTTCGGCTTCGTAGCGAATAAATTCTTGAGGCTGTAAGTGGATCCTGGTTTGAGTTGAGGCTGGTAGATCACAGTGCCCTGTCGGAAACAAAATCAGTAAGATGTAAGGAAGTTTGAGTGAGAATCCACATGAAGGAAATTGCAGAGGAAATCAATCATACCCTGGTTCGTCGAGGATGAGCAGCTCCCACCATTGGCAGTGTTTCTGGCCTCCCAGAAATAGATCAAACTAAAGCGTAATCCCGACTCCGATAGCCTTGGTGATATGTCGACAAAATATATAGTGCAGCACGAGACTTGTCGGAGGTTTGAATCAATTTCATAGCCATCGATTGTTATCATTGTATGGATGTTGTAGAGAGCCTTTGACGAAGTGGTTTATATAGGAGTAGAAAGAGAGGGAGTTGGAAGGAAAGAATAGCTCATTAAGAGAAAACTAAAGAACAGGAATGAATGAACGGTGAAACGCAGATAGTCGAAACGACGCAGAGGAAAAGGAAGAATCAGAGAAGACGGCTTATTTTTTAAATGGGCCAGACGACATTATTTTAGTTAACGGTATACGAAGAAGTATGGACTTGATATGGGTTATAGTCAAAAAATTTAAGAACACACAATGGCCCATGACCAAACTTATTCGATTAAATCTTACATGACATGGCGAAACAAAGCCTTCTGATAGgctgatttttttaattgacGTGGACACTCTCCCTGGCCTTCTTATTCAccttttagtatagttttgATAATATAATGTCGATGAAACGACCTTTACACGTGTCAATGTAAAACCGGTGCCGACATCTACATCCCATGGCCATACCATATATTAAATCGTTGTTACTCGTGACTAATAATAATGCTGGTTTCTAGATTTGGTCAAGTCAATTTAAATTCAGTTCAATCCGATTCACTTGATTACTACAATACATCGTCGACATTGAGGATTTAATTTCATGAGTCATGAGTCTTCTTATGACTTTTAAGTACTGTTGTTATACATATCTTACTGCCATATGAATCACGTTTTTCACACCCAATACGAACATATTCTTTTCAAAAAAGTAAGTTCTAAATGTAGTAGTTGATAAGCTACAATTGAGTTATCGTGGTTCTGTTGTTTGAATTCAGTTTCGTACTAGCATAAATTTTTTAATCTGATTATTGTTCTCttagaatatttatatttttagatgttTAGCTTTTAGTTAATTCAGGCTATTTATCTTGCTTGTGTTTTGCATTTCAAGTTTGTGCAACATCATTTaacaaagataataaaatacagcccattaaaattttaagaaattttgtttgttttatcaTAAAGATATTGAAAGCCCCATCAAATAAGGATATCGATCTAAACAATATCTCTTTTATAGAAGATATATTATAAAGATATTTGTTATCAATTACTGGGTGAATTCAATTGGAAGTTTGAGATGGGTtgtatcaaaagaaaaattcaccaatattgaaacaaaaagtttaaaaaaactAGTGTACTTTTGTTATTCGATAAAGTACattaaaatctaatattattgCAAAATTAAGTTGTTAATTTATGAAGTTTGtagtaattttaaaatgttttaacaaaaacaaaaaaatgtttaaactCTAATTAAATCTCAGAATATAGATGAGATATAAACTCTAATTCCAACGTAAAAATATTCAAGTATGTTAAACTATACAGTAACTAAATCTGTAAAGTATCTATATCTTTTTgagtctttttattttttggcaTCAATCTATATCTTTTTGAGTCATATGACAATTTTTTGAAGTAAGATCTAGAACAGTAAAATGTCACTTGTTGGGTGTTTTGACGCACATGAAGTTTATAATAATTTCCAAAAAACTTTTGTACTCTTTCGAAGAAAATAAGAGTTTCGATATCAAAATTTGGTAATTCTTGGTGCCCAATGCTTTTGTTtgctatatataagaaaattggTGAACCATGGAGGCGTTCAATTCATAAAAATTGGTGAAACATGGAGGCCTTCAattcattataatatttttttagaaaatgaggtgttttttatttctaacaatttttagatgaatttgtaaaagttattattttaatcaaaatttggTATCCACTTgtaccaaaataattaaattaaaaaaatattagaataatattttgattaaaataataatattttttcgtgGTCTAAACCGaagtttgtttaaaataaaatataaactaaattcGGTTTGAATTAGCTTTTATACCAGTTCTTATTTTGCCAAGCAAACCGCTGTCGAATTGAGTAAACGAGTGGAAGTAGTGTATctgacttttcttttttttttttcctttctaaatttgttttcatttaattttggGTCGCTAGTTGAAAATAGGAAAAAGATTCTAAATATATAGCCCTCCAAATTTCAAGCAACCACTTGTCGACATGAGAGACAACAAGGACgtctaaaattatattatttgtagGCCAGGTTCAAAGAATATTAACGATACATTTAAAACTACAGTAtaacctttataaattaataatctataaattaataatctctataaattaataaaaaattatagttttggtgtattccaaacattattaatttatagaggtttcactgtataatgaaacagtttaaaaaaactaatagtcttatttatatatgtttaatgttttttgaattataaactataagtatatctaaattttgaagttttatattataatttatttataaacttttggaaaaaatttaaaatttttatttttgcatttggATCATGTTTTACTGCTCCATTGGCACATACTATTAGGCGGTCATTTAGACAACTTTTTGAAAGCTTGTatcatttgtatatattttcctACATATGATATTGATTGATaaacaacaaatatatttacaagaaaaacaaaaacaaaaacaaaaattcttgaaaatatttttgggtATGAACTCTTCATTTATACTATGCGCAGGGTGggcttatataataaaaattaaaaatatatagtattaacaaattaaatatgtatatgtgtttgtatttttttaatatgtatacagttatgttttctttatataatcgTCTATATATTGGACTGagcatttgtaattgtaattataGACCAAAATctatttgaatttatgatgagttTGATCGATTTGAACTTACAATTTTTATCACTATGTTTATAGCTATAAAACAGTAATGTAGTCATCAagtgaatttttattacaaaagattttacaattttttaaaatattttactttaacaTCACTGAAAACCATTTCAATGGTTTTATCATTCTATTTTCAAAATCGAAGGATTTCAACTAAACGACTAAATTGATGCAGCCAGAGCGAATCTAGAGAATTTTTTTCATGGGTGCACAAATGGTAGCAAAGGAAAAATCTGAGGATTTGATTATAAAACAACGGGTGCACAATGACATTTAAGTCATGGTTATAACTTTGCtagtaaatattaaatatccaaattttaGTGGGTGCACATGCCCCCATGCTTAACAAGCTAGTTTCACCACTGGATGCAGTTCATTTTCTTGCTTTAAATAGTtagctgaatatatatattaatacaattttatgattatttgcatattgttataaaaaacaaattaaaacattGATCACAAGATTTTCaaagtgatattttaaaatttgtaataatttatagtcatttgaaaaaaaatcaaaagataacatataaaaaaaatctagtttttgttatatggttaatgtgattgtttgatatcttttaataatataaaaatcaaacaaaaaaagctaagatacaaaaatgttatcaaatatttagtattcataatcattaattgtcatatatacgttaatcatataatataaattaagatgaaCCAACctacttttctaaaaaaattgaatttcatTCTCATGTTGATATGTGAATACAAAATAATGATGTAAtgtttataaactaatatataagggaatatatatatatattcaaatttttatataaaaatcgatatttatacaattttatgatcgtTTGTATcttttataacaaaacaaattaaaccactgatcacaaaattttcaaagtagtattttaaaattctaataatttatagacatttttaaaaattcaaaatataacatataagaaaaaatctaattttttattatatggttaattttatttttaatatcttttaatgatataaaatcaaacaaaaagagctaagatacaaaaaatgttatcagatatttattattcatcaccattaattgtcatatatacgttaatcatctTATAAAATTCTGTagcttttattttaaaaaaatacgaGAATATTCGTttgtgcatttttttttgttttaacttaaCATAACGTTGGTTGTGTTCCACATTGAAATTATACCGAAGTGGGGCCATTACATGGTCGTATTAAATCTCGCTCGGTCAGAGGCGGACCCATGTGGTTAATAGGGGTGTCAGCTGCAACCCCTTAAAAATATAAACGTTTAACTTTAGGCTAATGTTTATCAGTTGTTGGCAGCAAAGATGGTTTAAGTCCTTCTAGGTGACACCCCTTTTCTCAGTTCGACGCCCAGCAacacctttttattttatttttactaatttttatatGGGTTTTGGCCCAGGTAAAAAAACATCTTGGGTCCGCCACTGCGCTCGGTATAAAAACTACAAGGTTGGCAAGATATACATATAGCATTCAGTCAATCTTATCGAATTTGTCCCAATTATCTTTGGACCAACaaatttttcaattaaaatatggAACTGACATGTCACTAAATTGCTATGCTAATTAACTGATATTTAAGATAtacactttttaatttttacaaactTGAGGTTacatttttcaaatgtttctctATTAATATATGGGGAATTATTTTTGGTCGAAAACTATAAATTCATACATTTTTGTCGTTTAGGTCTCTCAAGAGTTTCCTCGAGATATTTTCTGATGTTCTATTCAAAGAGAAAACTCTTTACAGGGGAAAAGAAATTAGAGTGAGAGACACAAACACGTGGTTTCATAGCTTGAGAAACTATCATTAATGCTCGATCAAGTCTTAACAATAGTCTATAGTCACCATGGACTTTATCAAGACACATCAACCATCAAATATTTATGGGtccattatatatttaattaaaacattTCGTTTCTTTTTGAAGGcccaatatatttatatttcccTTTTTGGAAATTGAATAGGAAGATTTTTTCACTTAGTTATGTATGTTTGAACGGTGTTTGAACGGTGTGTCACGTACGTACAAGTTTATGCAccatacaaattaaaatatatttgtttattttttcgcAGCATATATAGATCGATGTCTATTATTGTGACAATTAATGCGTGatgtatgtttttttgttgaaatttgATTAAACCCGCTATAACATGAAAAGAATAAACGCTAAATCTACGTCTTACCACAGATTAGACTATTCTCTAATTAAGCTACTTTTCTTGAGTATGTATATAGACAAAAACTTCAACGTTTTTCTCTCGAAACGCACATATTGATTTTATGTATCAGCCCTAAATGCTATCAAATCATTTCTC is part of the Raphanus sativus cultivar WK10039 chromosome 5, ASM80110v3, whole genome shotgun sequence genome and harbors:
- the LOC108861378 gene encoding uncharacterized protein LOC108861378 — protein: MVGAAHPRRTRGTVIYQPQLKPGSTYSLKNLFATKPKEIYRVADLRVTICFSHSSVLFHLEYLSTPTGSDSTYMKVISIENGLCLHEQDESGKGLFSMSLKRYERHSYAEKQVNGT